One Indicator indicator isolate 239-I01 chromosome Z, UM_Iind_1.1, whole genome shotgun sequence genomic window carries:
- the SLC46A2 gene encoding thymic stromal cotransporter homolog, translating into MVGVAVIRTWIEPVVAGSQLGSTFYDTALLLVVKNYYNHTNTTTPSHALEDAQQKAVSNFYIIYNLVLGLSPLVSAYILSKLGDRIHRKIPICFPLLGYLGSKSLLLFLILLDWPIEVMYGAAAFNGLTGGFTTLWAGVMALGSLGSSERRRSLRLIIMEMVYGLAGFLGSMASGYLFVGFSDHHREGTVLVGCSIACYAFCLLYSIFVLTVPKPAASCPARAKSAEEVGSQPPDCTEVTVAESSQPSESSKSAPISPSRLVIIMLFVAAILYDLAVVGAMNILPLFLLREPLSWNAVEIGYGNAAGYVIFITSFLGVFVFSKYLRDISMIMIGVASFSAGILIMAFVRWTFLFYVARAVMLFALIPLPTIRSMLSKHVEGSSYGKVFVLLQLSLVTTGVVTSTVYNKIYQNTLNWYSGFCFILSFLVGCLSLLPLSIVAIKQRSTSGSLEILTK; encoded by the exons ATGGTGGGGGTGGCAGTGATAAGGACATGGATTGAGCCAGTGGTTGCAGGTTCTCAACTGGGCAGCACTTTCTAcgacactgcactgctgctggtggtgaagAACTACTACAATCACACCAATACCACCACTCCCTCTCATGCACTGGAAGATGCTCAGCAGAAGGCTGTCTCTAATTTTTATATCATCTACAACCTAGTCCTGGGCCTGAGCCCACTGGTGTCAGCCTACATTTTGTCCAAGCTGGGGGACAGGATACATCGGAAGATCCCCATCTGCTTCCCTCTTCTTGGGTACTTGGGCTCCAAAtcactcctcctcttcctgattCTGCTGGACTGGCCGATTGAGGTGATGTAtggtgctgctgccttcaaTGGGCTGACGGGAGGTTTCACCACGCTCTGGGCAGGTGTCATGGCTCTGGGATCCCTGGGGTCCTCAGAGAGGAGGAGGTCTCTGCGGCTCATCATTATGGAGATGGTATATGGCCTCGCTGGCTTTCTAGGAAGCATGGCATCTGGCTACCTTTTTGTTGGCTTCAGTGACCACCATCGAGAGGGAACTGTGCTGGTGGGCTGCAGCATTGCTTGCTATGCTTTCTGCCTCCTCTACAGCATTTTTGTCCTGACAGTCCCCAAACCAGCAGCTTCCTGCCCAGCTAGAGCCAagagtgcagaggaggtggGCAGTCAGCCACCAGACTGCACAGAAGTGACAGTAGCAGAGAGTTCCCAGccttcagagagcagcaaatCCGCTCCAATATCCCCCTCAAGACTTGTCATCATCATGCTGTTTGTGGCAGCAATCCTCTATGACCTTGCTGTGGTCGGTGCAATGAACATACTCCCACTCTTCTTGCTTAGGGAGCCATTGAGCTGGAATGCTGTGGAGATTGGCTATGGCAATGCTGCTGGATATGTAATTTTCATCACCAGCTTCCTAGGGGTATTTGTGTTCTCCAAATACCTGAGGGACATTAGCATGATCATGATTGGAGTGGCATCCTTCAGCGCTGGCATTCTCATCATGGCCTTCGTGCGGTGGACGTTTCTGTTCTACGTCG CACGGGCAGTGATGCTCTTTGCCCTCATCCCCTTACCAACAATCAGGTCCATGTTATCCAAGCATGTTGAAGGATCATCCTATG GTAAGGTGTTTGTCCTGCTTCAGTTGTCTTTAGTCACCACAGGAGTAGTAACATCTACAGTCTACAACAAGATCTACCAAAACACACTGAACTGGTACAGCGgcttctgtttcattttgtcCTTTCTAGTGGGCTGCCTGAGTCTCCTCCCTTTAAG CATTGTGGCCATCAAGCAACGCTCAACCTCTGGCTCCCTTGAGATTCTGACCAAGTGA